GTCAGCAACAAACCCAACGGCCACGACGCATAGATATGTCCATGAGCAATCTGGAAGAACTCAAAGACGTGCTTCGCATGTACTCGACCCACGAGCAACATCCATCTCAGGTGGACGAGGCTCACGCTGCGCTCGGAGACGATGATCTCGTCGTCGATGCACTCATCTGGGCGTTGCAGCAAAACGAAATCGACTTGAAGCTTTTGGCCTTACAACTGCTCCAAGAACACTTCGCCGATGCCAAGCGTGCAATGACTGCCGTGCGGTCGCTGATTTCGGACAACGTGGATCGGCTTGTCAGAATTACAGCGATCAACACGCTTCATCTGATGGGCGACACCAGCGACGACCTTGTGCCGCTGCTGACACCAAGGCTCAGATCAGACGACGCTTTCGAGCGAATACTGTCGGCGGGAAATCTGTGGCGTATCAACCGCTCTGAAGATGCTTTCTATGTACTGCGACAAGAAGCGGCAGGCGACGACAACGAGCCAGCAGCAATGATGGCACGGTCGCATTTGGATGAGACAGGATCATGACGCATCCATGCCGGTACAACATCTAGTACAGTGCGTGAACCTTCCGATCAAGCTCCCACACATCCTCGGCACTGTTCGGCAAGATGAATCCACCATTGATGTGGTCGCCAACCCATCGAGATTCACCAGTCATGAACTGCTCCGCCAAACGGTGTGAAACATAGGCATCAAGGATGTCATCGTCGAGTCGGTCAAGTTCGACAAGCTGATTGAAGCCCAGCACCTCGGCAATGCGCCTACAAGCTTCCGGTCGCTTCTTGTAGATAGGAAACGCACCCGGCTTGTTTCTTTCAATCCACCAAATCGCCATTGCGACCGCTGGATGAGCTTCGATTAGCCATGCACCACCCGTCCTCACATGTGTACTGGAATCAGCGATTGGAATTGGTGAGATGTCTGATTGGGCAAAAGGTTGCCCTGTGGCTTCACATGAGATCACCCAGTGAGAACATCCCGAGAAAGGCTGGACGGAAACAGCTTTGCCAGTGCGGTCTTTTTCGATCCGACCTTCCTTTACCCAACGTTCCACTTGCGCCCTTAGCACTTTTTCGACAGGGCGATCAGACAGGCTGAATGCCGGATTAAAGGACAGTGGAGAATCCCAGCAAATCAACAGGTTGCGGTGTTCTCGTCGTAGAGACGAAAGCCAGCCTCTTGCATCTGTAGCTTTCTTCTTCAAGGGCGTCTCGTTCATCCAGACCATCAGTCCTTTGGACGATGCCGGATCGATTCCAATGATTAGAACTGCCGAATGCTCACACGCACTCAACATCGACTTGAGTGGCTCAGGATCGGCGAGTCGGTGGTCGTTACCGACTTCAATCAGGGTCTCTGATGGCACGCCGCTCTGGGCCACAAGTGCTTCGGAATCGCTGAATGGGATCACCTCGTCGGATCGGCTGTGCAGGATTACCGTGTTCGGCTTGACCGTCTTTGCTGTACCCCAATTCTTCCACGCTGGGCATAGTAAGACCAAAGGGGTTTTTCCCGCATTGATGTTCATGGCGACCGCACCACCACGAGATGATCCGACGATCACATCAGGTTGGTGTTGGTCGTACTCGGCTTGCGCCGTTCTGACGGCAGCGTCGAAGTCATCGTCATCAAGGAACGGGTTGAGAACTTCATGGCCAGCATCTCGGAGGTAGGACGGTTTCACGCCGCCAACGGTACTGTGCCAGCCGTGCAGGAAAAGGATTTTCATGACGCTTCCAGTCGGTAAAGACCTGCGACTCGAATGGTCTCTGCTTCTTCGTTCTGATAACGCTGCGGCCTACGTCCCTCGAAATCGACCTCTACGCCATCGTCCACTCGACGAAGGACGAGTTTCGTTATGCTCTCCACGATGGCCGCAGCCTTAAGGACAAACACGCTCTCCAGTCTTGCTCGAATCAGAAGTTCATCAGTAGCCGATGGATTGAGGATTTCGGCGAGAATACATTGGTCAGTCCGAATAGCCTGATGGCTGCCACCGCAGATCAGTGATTCCATCTGGTCGTACCCAAAACCGTGACTCCGACGCTTTGGTGGTGGCGGGTCGTTGATGAGCAGCCGACCGGCTTTGAGTTCAGCGATGTCGTCTGGAGTTAGCGACTTCCCGTCGAAGTTGTGCGTTGCCTCGATTCCTGAATCTGGCTCGATAACCTCTCCAACGATTTGCCATGTGATGTGATCGGCCTCCGATGTGGAGGAGACTTCTTTTACCGTTAGAAATCCGCCATCGTTCTTGTAGGCAAAGGGCATGTTGGAATTGGGGAAGTGCTGATCCTTTGGCCGCAAACGTGCCAGTGACGCATCTACGGATTCACTGGTAGATTCAATCGTGATCCGAACCGAATTGCCTCCAATCCGTCGAACAGACTTCGATTGGAGGTATTCATCCCCAAGTTTGATCCATGCTCCTGTGGACGAAATTGCGGTTGTATTTCTCGCAGGCGTTGTCGGCGTTTCTGACTCCACATCAGCAATAAGATGCCTCGTCAAAGATTTAAGGAATCGGTCACGCTTCCGCTCCCAATGGCTGGTACGGAGTGCCTTGAATCCCAGCTTCTCGATCAGGTCGTCTCTGAGATCGTTGAGACACTCTTTGTCGTCGATCTTGCCAGCCTGCACGCCCAGCAGAACCCCCTTTACGTCGTTGTACGAGGTCGGTGGAACGAGAATAGGATGGATAGGAAGCGACTTCGCCCATGATGCTCCGACCTCGTTGTTGCAAAACTGGCTTCTCAGAAACTCAGGTGAGATGACGAGCAGAACGAACTCGGGATCGCTGACCTTCCCCTTGATGTAGTTCACGAAATCTTGGCCAGTGGGAATCGTCATGCCCGGTAACGAAGAGCAAAACATCTCGTCTGGATGAACACCGACCCCCACTTGCAGAAGGTCTACGAGGTCTTCGACAAGTTCAGCGTCCTTTACAGCGTGGCTCACGAAAATGCGGGACAATGTGCTGTCTCCCAGAACCGCCAATAAATCAGTTTCGTTCTGATCGACAATCATAACGCACTTTGGTAAGGTTTACCAATGTCGGGCCTGCTGGCTGCGCCGTGGTTATCGAGAGTCCGAGGAGACCATCATGGACAATCTACGAGACTTCCTCCGAATCTCGGAAGCCGCTGAGTATCTCGGGGTCTCGCCGAACACGCTTCGCAACTGGGAAAACGCTGGCAAGATCGCCGCACATCGTCATCCGGTGAATGGGTATCGCCTGTTCAAGAAGGAAGACCTTGATGCGTTGCTGCTCCAGTTGCAGGAGGGAAGGCGAGAACCACCGAAGCAGAGCTAAGGTCACGAGAATCGTTTGGAAAGGCAAAGGAAACGGTCACATGACCACCCCGTATCACGCCAAATACTTTGCGCACGAGTTGACCCGGCAGGCACAGCCGGGTGGCGTGGATCGTTTGTCGATGGCCCTCTTTGATGCTTGTGTCGATCTGAACCCGCACCAGATCGAAGCAGCTATGTTCGCACTGCGAAGCCCACTCTCGAAGGGCGTCGTGCTGGCTGATGAGGTCGGTCTCGGGAAGACAATCGAAGCAGGGCTGGTTCTCTGCCAGCATTGGGCTGAGCGAAAACGAAAGCTGCTCATCATCTGTCCGGCCAGCCTTCGGAAGCAGTGGGCGCTGGAGCTTCAAGAGAAGTTCAACCTGCCTTCGATGATCCTCGACTCGAAGACCTACCGACAGGCCGTGCGAGAGGGGAACGGCACGCCCTTCGCCAGCGACAAGGCGGTCATCACATCGTACCACTTCGCCAGCCGGTTTCGTGGAGACATCCGAGCCGTCCCCTACGACCTCGTGGTCATCGACGAGGCCCACAAGCTCCGCAATGCCTACCGGCCCAGCAACAAGATGGGTCAGAACATCAAGTGGGCCATCGAGGATCGCAAGAAGTGTCTGCTGACAGCCACGCCACTCCAGAACTCGCTGCTCGAACTCTACGGCCTCTCCACGATCCTCGACGACCTGATCTTCGGCGACGTGAACTCGTTTCGCACCCAGTACACCAACGCCGGTGCTGATCTCAAAGCCCTTCGCACTCGCATCCAAACCTTCTGCAAGCGGACGCTCCGAAGACAAGTCACCGAGTACATCCAGTACACCGAACGCATCCCGTTCACCGTCCGGTTTCGCCCGACCGACGACGAACAGAAGCTCTACGAAGCCGTCTCGGACTTCCTGAACCGGGAAGAGACCTACTCCGTCCCCCATCGTCAGCGTCACCTGACTGCGCTCATCCTGCGCAAGTTGTTGGCCTCGTCCTCGCACGCCATCGCCAACACGCTGGACACCATGAAGTCCCGGCTGGAAGAGATGCGAGATGCTCCCCAGCGGGACGAAGACGATGAGGAGTTCATGGAAGAACTGATCGAAAGCGAGGAACTCGAAGACGATTACCTCGATGAGATTCTCGAAGGAACAACGGATCGAGAGGAGGAAGCAGAGAACGAGATCGACCTGCCCAAGCTCACGGGAGAGATCGATGAGTTAGGCCGATACTCGACGTGGGCACGCAGCATCGGCATCGATACCAAGAGCCGGTCGCTACTGAAGGCTCTCGATCTTGGATTCGCCGAGATGGAGAAGATGGGGGCGAGCCGGAAAGCTCTCGTCTTTACCGAATCCCGCCGCACGCAGGACTACCTCAAGAACTTCCTCGAATCGAATGGCTACGGTGGCCAGATCGTCTTGTTCAACGGTACGAACTCCGATCCAGATTCCCGCCGCATCATCGGCGAATGGATCGAAGACAACGCTGGCACCGGCAGAGTCACCGGCTCTCGCCCCATAGACAGTCGCACGGCACTGATCGAGCATTTCCAGAACGACGCCACCGTCATGATCGCCACGGAAGCGGCAGCGGAAGGCGTCAACATGCAGTTCTGCTCTCTCGTCGTCAACTACGACCTGCCTTGGAATCCCCAGCGAATCGAGCAGAGGATCGGTCGTTGTCACCGCTATGGTCAGAAGCACGATGTCGTGGTCATCAACTTCCTGAATGAGCGCAACGAGGCCGACCGGCGAGTCCATGAGCTTCTCTCGGAAAAGTTCAACTTGTTCAATGGTGTCTTCGGTGCTTCGGACGAAGTGCTGGGACAGATCGAGTCAGGCGTCGATTTCGAGAAACGCATCCTTGCCATCTACCAGCAGTGCCGCACGCCGGAAGAGATCGACACCGCCTTCCAGCAGCTTCAGGCCGAGATGGACGAGACCATTCAGTCGAAGATGGACGAGACCCGGCAGATGCTCATGGAGCATTTCGACGAGGATGTTCACGCCCGACTGAAGATGCGGCTGGACGATGCCCGAGCCAACCTCGACCGGATCGGTCGCCAGTTCTGGACGCTTACAAGAGTTGTACTGGACGGCCATGCCACATTCTGCGACGACCAGTTGACCTTCGATCTACGGCAATCGCCGGTTAGTGAATGTCGGCCCGGAACGTACCACCTGATCTCCAAGCAGCATCACAATGTCACCGGCGACTTCCTGTACCGACTGTCGCATCCTCTGGGCGAGTGGAGCATCGACACAGGCAAGCAGGCCCAGACCCCGATGGCAAAAGTCGCTTTCGATGTGACGAACTATCCTATGAAGGTCTCCGTGGTCGAAGCCCTGAAGGGCAAGTCTGGCTGGATGACGCTTCAGTACCTCACCATCGATTCCTTCGACCGTGAAGAGTACCTGCTGTTCTCGGCGATGGACGACACCGGCAAGTCGCTCGATCAGGAGACCTGCCAGAAGCTATTCCACTGCACGGCAACAACCGAACCCGTGGACGGCCTCCCCGAAGATGCGGAGACTCGGCTCACTGTCGAATCGAAGCTGCACGCCGACGCTGTGGCTGCCTGCTCATTGGAGGACAACAACACGTTGTTCCATGAGGAGCGAGAGCGTCTGGAGAAGTGGGCCGAGGACATGGTGGTCGCCGCCGAGAAAGACTTGGCCGACACCAAGGCGCAGATCAAGGCCGTGCGGCGGCAGTCACGCTTGGCGACCACGCTCGATGAGCAGAACGAACTCCAGCAGAAGCTTCGTGACTTGGAGAAGAAGCAGCGAAGACAACGCCAGCAAATCTTCGAGATCGAAGATGAGATCGCCGACAAGCGTGACGATCTGATCGCTGGCCTTCAGAAGCGAATGACACAGAAGACGCACAGCATCCATCTCTTCACCATTCAATGGGAGGTCGTGTAGTGCCGAGCCTTCGCAAGAACATTGAAGCTGAATCCCTCCGGGCTTTCGAGGCGATCCTCGCTGATCTGAACCTACCAGTCGATGGGCGAGGTTATGGTGCTGCCAATCGTTTCGATGCCGGATTCAACTTGGTTGGCCAACAGCGATACCAGTTCGGTGATCTTCGAGTGATGCAGGAAGACCGAATCGTCGTTGTTGAGGTCGAGAGCGCAGGTGGACTAACCAACCTCGTGAAGTATTGGCCGCTTGCCGAAAGCACAACGCTCCCCATTTTTCTGATCCACGCATTCGGCCAAAGTTCAGTAAACGACTACTTATCGCACCTGCTGTTGTGGGACTTCACATGGGAGAAAATGCGAGGTCAGATTTGGGCCGATGCGAAACCATCCCTGTTTGCAAGACGGTACAACTACTCGCATACCGATCCGGAAGGTCTAGTTGAAGCTGCTCGTGACTTCCGACGCTGCTTAACAGAGCCGCTTTCAGCCATCCAGTCCGACATTTTCAATTACACACAAGACGCTCAAAGGGCTAACTCCCTGATGAATGACGGAGAGAAATAAACGTGGCCACGAACTTCGAGAAACTTCAGAAACTCCTTGAGGAACTGTTCCAACTGGATCAGGCCGATCTGGATTTCGGCATCTACCGGATCATGAACCAGAAGCGGGAAGAGGTCGTCCGTTTCTTGGAGAAGGACTTGCTGCCGCAGGTCAAAGAAGCGTTCAGCCACTACAAGTCGGCGGACAAGGCCACGCTTCAGAAGGAACTCGACAAAGCCATCGAACAAGCCAATGGTCTGGGTGTCGATCCCGAGACCACGACGAAGGTGAAGGATCTTCGTGAGCAGATGGCCGACTCCAGCGTCGATGTCACGGCATTGGAGAATGAGGTCTTCAGCCACCTGTTCAACTTCTTCCGCCGCTACTACCACGAGGGCGACTTCATCTCCCTACGGAGGTACAAGGAAGGCGTTTACGCAATTCCTTATGAGGGCGAAGAGGTCAAGCTACACTGGGCCAACCACGACCAGTATTACGTCAAGAGCAGCGAATACTTCCGTGACTACATCTTCACCATGCCCTCGGGTAAGCGGGTACGAGTCCATCTGGTTGCTGCATCTTCCGAACAGGACAACAAGAAGGAGCAAGCAGGCAAGGAACGTCGTTTCGTCATCTGCGAAGAAGACCCGATCTATGAGGAGAATGGCGAACTCTTCATCCGGTTCGAGTACAAATCCGACAACGGCAAGAAGAAACAAGACGCTCTGAATCAGGAAGCCATCGAACGAGTCCTCAAGTCCGAAGGCTTTGAGGAGTGGACTCAGGAGTTGTCCAAGCCTGCCCCCACGAAGGCCAATCCGAAGCGAACGGTGCTGGAGAAGCACCTCACTCAGTACACCGCCCGGAACACGTTCGACTATTTCATCCACAAGGACTTGGGCGGCTTTCTGCGGCGAGAACTCGACTTCTACATCAAGAACGAGGTGATGCACCTCGACGACATCGAACACGACACCGTGCCCCGAGTCGATCAGTACCTCAGCAAGATCAAGGTGATCCGCAAGATCGCCCACAAGATCATCCAGTTCCTCGAACAACTGGAGAACTTCCAGAAGAAGTTGTGGCTCAAGAAGAAGTTCGTGGTCGAGACGAACTACTGCATCACTCTCGACCGAGTGCCAGAGGAGCTTTACCCGGAGATTGCCGCCAACGACGCACAGCGGGAAGAGTGGGTGCGGTTGTTCGCAATCGACGAGATTGAAAAAGACTTGAACGGGCCGGGGTTCTCTACGCCACTGACGGTTGAGTTTCTTTCAAGCAATCCCAATCTCGTTGTAGATACTCGATTCTTCCCTCAAAAGTTTCGTGACAGGCTATTGTCGCTCATTGAAGAACTTGACGAGCAATGTGATGGACTCCTCGTCAACAGTGACAATTTTCACGCACTGACGCTTCTCCGAAACCGCTTTCGGGAGTGCGTTTCATGCGTATACATTGACCCACCGTACAACACGGGTAACGACGGTTTCATCTACAAGGACAGTTATAGGCATTCGTCATGGCTGTCGTGTCTCCACGACCGCCTTATCTTAGCTGCCCCCCTGATGAATGATCTCGGCTCGTTGTTCATGAGTATCGATGACAATGAACAGGTGTATCTTCGTGAGGTCACGGATTCTGTGTTAGGAGACCAGAACTTCATTGCCACGGTGATATGGCAGAAGGTCTACTCTCCCAAAAACAGCGCACGCCACTTTTCGGAAGACCACGACTTCGTGATCGTTTACGCAAAGAATGCGGGGCAATGGACTCCTAGTCTGTTGCCAAGAACAGAAGAGGCAAATGCTCGCTACCAGAACTTTGATGATGACCCCCGTGGCCCGTGGAAGCCAAGCGATTTGACGGCTCGAAATTACTACAGCAAGGGGCGATATGAAGTCGTCGGCCCAACAGGAAAGACGTTTACGTCTGGCGTCGGTCGTTT
The genomic region above belongs to Gimesia chilikensis and contains:
- a CDS encoding HEAT repeat domain-containing protein, with amino-acid sequence MSNLEELKDVLRMYSTHEQHPSQVDEAHAALGDDDLVVDALIWALQQNEIDLKLLALQLLQEHFADAKRAMTAVRSLISDNVDRLVRITAINTLHLMGDTSDDLVPLLTPRLRSDDAFERILSAGNLWRINRSEDAFYVLRQEAAGDDNEPAAMMARSHLDETGS
- a CDS encoding site-specific DNA-methyltransferase → MATNFEKLQKLLEELFQLDQADLDFGIYRIMNQKREEVVRFLEKDLLPQVKEAFSHYKSADKATLQKELDKAIEQANGLGVDPETTTKVKDLREQMADSSVDVTALENEVFSHLFNFFRRYYHEGDFISLRRYKEGVYAIPYEGEEVKLHWANHDQYYVKSSEYFRDYIFTMPSGKRVRVHLVAASSEQDNKKEQAGKERRFVICEEDPIYEENGELFIRFEYKSDNGKKKQDALNQEAIERVLKSEGFEEWTQELSKPAPTKANPKRTVLEKHLTQYTARNTFDYFIHKDLGGFLRRELDFYIKNEVMHLDDIEHDTVPRVDQYLSKIKVIRKIAHKIIQFLEQLENFQKKLWLKKKFVVETNYCITLDRVPEELYPEIAANDAQREEWVRLFAIDEIEKDLNGPGFSTPLTVEFLSSNPNLVVDTRFFPQKFRDRLLSLIEELDEQCDGLLVNSDNFHALTLLRNRFRECVSCVYIDPPYNTGNDGFIYKDSYRHSSWLSCLHDRLILAAPLMNDLGSLFMSIDDNEQVYLREVTDSVLGDQNFIATVIWQKVYSPKNSARHFSEDHDFVIVYAKNAGQWTPSLLPRTEEANARYQNFDDDPRGPWKPSDLTARNYYSKGRYEVVGPTGKTFTSGVGRFWRQSEEVFWEMDADNRIWWGPNKDSMPAQKRFLSEVQQGRVPQTLWPYKEVGHTQEAKKELLSTVPYTDTSDVLNTVKPVGLIRRVIQLGTTVDARCVVLDFFAGSGTTVQAVLQQNAEDGGDRKVVAVELGEYFDTTTRIRAIRSLSNPTWKDGKPVGERSGSGILKYILLESYDDALNNLEMKPTAQQASLLEQDDDLREQYILSYMLDVESRGSQSLLNVESFRNPDEYKLRVERNGETQLVNVDLVETFNWLLGLTVKHIDVIRGVRVVEGTNPDGDRALVLWRNLDEIDNDALDEWFKKQDYNTKDQEYDLIYVNGDNNLENLRRGDQTWKVRLTEEEFGRLMFNVEDV
- a CDS encoding SNF2-related protein, which produces MTTPYHAKYFAHELTRQAQPGGVDRLSMALFDACVDLNPHQIEAAMFALRSPLSKGVVLADEVGLGKTIEAGLVLCQHWAERKRKLLIICPASLRKQWALELQEKFNLPSMILDSKTYRQAVREGNGTPFASDKAVITSYHFASRFRGDIRAVPYDLVVIDEAHKLRNAYRPSNKMGQNIKWAIEDRKKCLLTATPLQNSLLELYGLSTILDDLIFGDVNSFRTQYTNAGADLKALRTRIQTFCKRTLRRQVTEYIQYTERIPFTVRFRPTDDEQKLYEAVSDFLNREETYSVPHRQRHLTALILRKLLASSSHAIANTLDTMKSRLEEMRDAPQRDEDDEEFMEELIESEELEDDYLDEILEGTTDREEEAENEIDLPKLTGEIDELGRYSTWARSIGIDTKSRSLLKALDLGFAEMEKMGASRKALVFTESRRTQDYLKNFLESNGYGGQIVLFNGTNSDPDSRRIIGEWIEDNAGTGRVTGSRPIDSRTALIEHFQNDATVMIATEAAAEGVNMQFCSLVVNYDLPWNPQRIEQRIGRCHRYGQKHDVVVINFLNERNEADRRVHELLSEKFNLFNGVFGASDEVLGQIESGVDFEKRILAIYQQCRTPEEIDTAFQQLQAEMDETIQSKMDETRQMLMEHFDEDVHARLKMRLDDARANLDRIGRQFWTLTRVVLDGHATFCDDQLTFDLRQSPVSECRPGTYHLISKQHHNVTGDFLYRLSHPLGEWSIDTGKQAQTPMAKVAFDVTNYPMKVSVVEALKGKSGWMTLQYLTIDSFDREEYLLFSAMDDTGKSLDQETCQKLFHCTATTEPVDGLPEDAETRLTVESKLHADAVAACSLEDNNTLFHEERERLEKWAEDMVVAAEKDLADTKAQIKAVRRQSRLATTLDEQNELQQKLRDLEKKQRRQRQQIFEIEDEIADKRDDLIAGLQKRMTQKTHSIHLFTIQWEVV
- a CDS encoding toll/interleukin-1 receptor domain-containing protein, producing the protein MIVDQNETDLLAVLGDSTLSRIFVSHAVKDAELVEDLVDLLQVGVGVHPDEMFCSSLPGMTIPTGQDFVNYIKGKVSDPEFVLLVISPEFLRSQFCNNEVGASWAKSLPIHPILVPPTSYNDVKGVLLGVQAGKIDDKECLNDLRDDLIEKLGFKALRTSHWERKRDRFLKSLTRHLIADVESETPTTPARNTTAISSTGAWIKLGDEYLQSKSVRRIGGNSVRITIESTSESVDASLARLRPKDQHFPNSNMPFAYKNDGGFLTVKEVSSTSEADHITWQIVGEVIEPDSGIEATHNFDGKSLTPDDIAELKAGRLLINDPPPPKRRSHGFGYDQMESLICGGSHQAIRTDQCILAEILNPSATDELLIRARLESVFVLKAAAIVESITKLVLRRVDDGVEVDFEGRRPQRYQNEEAETIRVAGLYRLEAS
- a CDS encoding MerR family transcriptional regulator encodes the protein MDNLRDFLRISEAAEYLGVSPNTLRNWENAGKIAAHRHPVNGYRLFKKEDLDALLLQLQEGRREPPKQS